The nucleotide window GGCCTGTTCCGGGCCGCCGGGCACCAGGTGGACGTGATGGCGGTGACCTCGGCCCGGGAGCTGGAGACCGTGCGCCGGGCCGTCTCGGTCGGCGTGGTGCAGTACCTGCTCAAGCCGTTCGGCGCCGCCACCCTGCACGAGCGGCTGGAGCGCTACGCCCGCTACCGCGCCACCCTGGCCGGCCCGGGCGTGGCGACCGGGCAGGACGAGGTGGACCAGGCCTTCGCCGTGCTGCGCACCGCCGAGCGCACCGCCCTGCCCAAGGGCCTGAGCGCGGAGACCCTGGACGCGGTGGCCCGGGTGCTGCGCGCGGCGCCGGGCAGCGTCACCGCCGCCGAGGCGGGCGCGGCGGCCGGCGTCTCGCGGATCACCGCGCGCCGCTACCTGGAGCACCTGGTGACCGTCGGCCTGGCGGTCCGCGAGCCGCGCTACGGCCAGGTGGGGCGCCCGGAGCTGGGCTACCGCACCCGCTGACGGGCCGTCAGGAGCACGGGGCACGACGGCCCGTCAGGAGCGGATCCGGGCCCGGGCGGCGAGCAGCGCGATGTCGTCCTCGGCGTCCTGCGGGGTGAGCCCGCGCAGGGTGGCGTCCAGCAGGTCGTCCAGGTCGCCGCCGACCGGCAGGTGCAGCCCGGCGAGCCGGGCGAGCGAGGCGTCGATGTCCTCGCCCCGGCGCTCCACCAGGCCGTCGGTGTAGAGCATCAGCACCTGGCCGGGCGCCAGTTCGCGGGTGGTCTGCTCGTAGCCGCCCAGGCCGGTGCCGAGCGGCGGTCCGGTCGGCACGTCCAGCAGCTCGATCGGGCGGTCGGCGGTGAGCAGCGCGGGCGGCAGGTGGCCGGCGCTGGAGAGGGTCCAGCGCTGCCGGGCCGGGTCGGCCAGCGCCAGCAGGCAGGTGGCGGGCCGGGCGGACTCGTTCTCCGAGATCAGGTGGTCCAGCTGGCGCAGGATCCGGTGCGGCGGCAGGTCCATCGAGGCCACGTAGCGCAGCATCGAGCGGTAGCTGCTCATGTCCACGGCGGCCTCCACGCCGTGCCCCATCACGTCGCCCATCACCAGCAGGGTGCGCCCGAAGGGCAGCCGCACCGTCTCGTACCAGTCGCCGCCGACCACCGAGCTGGTGCCGGAGGGCAGGTAGCGCGAGGCCAGTTCCAGGTTGGGGTGCGGGCTGCCCGGTTCGGCCAGCAGGGCGCGCTGCAGCTCCAGGGCGATGCCCTGGGAGCGGGTGTAGCGGCGGGCGTTGTCGATGCTGAGCGCCGCCCGGCCGGCCAGGTCCTGGACCAGCACCACGTCGTCGTCGGTGAACCCGGAGGGCGAGGCCTCGCCGGTGCGGGCCAGCGAGAGCATGCCGATCAGCTGGCCCCGGGCGGTCAGCGGCACCTCCAGCAGCGCGTCCACCCCGGCGGCCCGGTAGGCGGCGGCGGTGGCCGGGTCGGCGGCGGCGCCGGTCAGCTCCTGCGGCGTCAGCTGGTTGACCGCGACGGGCTTGCCGGTAGCCAGGCAGCGGGCGGCGGCCGTGCCGGGCAGGTAGCGGATCGATTCGCCCGGCAGGGCCAGCTCGGCCAGCCGGCCGCGCAGGTGCGGGGCGCGGGCCACGGCGGTGCGCCGCAGCCGGGGCACGCTGCCGCCGGCTCCGCTGTCCCGCACGGCCGCCTCCGGCGGCAGCACGTCGATGGTGGCCAGGTCGGCCAGCCGGGGCACGGTGAAGTCGGCCAGTTCGGTGCAGGTGGTGCCGATGTCCAGGGTGGTGCCGATCCGCTCGGCGGCGGCGTCCAGCAGGGTCAGCCGGGCCCGGGCGTGCTCCAGGTCGTGGCGGTCCGGGGCCGGTTCGACCGTGGTCACCGCGATCACCAGGCCGACCGGGCGGCCGTGCAGCTCCAGCCGCCGGGCCACGGCGGTGAGCGGGCGCCTGGCCCGGTCGCCGGGGTGGGGCAGCGGCAGCAGGTCGCTGACGGGCAGCGTCCGGGTGCGGCCGTCGGCCAGCACCCGTTCCAGGGTCCGGGCCGAGCGGGGGCCCAGCACACTGCCCGTCAGCTGTTCGGCCGGGT belongs to Kitasatospora viridis and includes:
- a CDS encoding response regulator, with amino-acid sequence MIEVLVVEDDPVAADAHALYVNRAEGFHAAGAVHSARDALRFLDRARAEGRPVDLVLLDLHLPDGHGLRLVGLFRAAGHQVDVMAVTSARELETVRRAVSVGVVQYLLKPFGAATLHERLERYARYRATLAGPGVATGQDEVDQAFAVLRTAERTALPKGLSAETLDAVARVLRAAPGSVTAAEAGAAAGVSRITARRYLEHLVTVGLAVREPRYGQVGRPELGYRTR
- a CDS encoding SpoIIE family protein phosphatase codes for the protein MDPADPDRRADGGLIEAAAAELGADPVDLLSALTDQAPFGLALLDLRLRWRYVNPAVQRLTGHPAEQLTGSVLGPRSARTLERVLADGRTRTLPVSDLLPLPHPGDRARRPLTAVARRLELHGRPVGLVIAVTTVEPAPDRHDLEHARARLTLLDAAAERIGTTLDIGTTCTELADFTVPRLADLATIDVLPPEAAVRDSGAGGSVPRLRRTAVARAPHLRGRLAELALPGESIRYLPGTAAARCLATGKPVAVNQLTPQELTGAAADPATAAAYRAAGVDALLEVPLTARGQLIGMLSLARTGEASPSGFTDDDVVLVQDLAGRAALSIDNARRYTRSQGIALELQRALLAEPGSPHPNLELASRYLPSGTSSVVGGDWYETVRLPFGRTLLVMGDVMGHGVEAAVDMSSYRSMLRYVASMDLPPHRILRQLDHLISENESARPATCLLALADPARQRWTLSSAGHLPPALLTADRPIELLDVPTGPPLGTGLGGYEQTTRELAPGQVLMLYTDGLVERRGEDIDASLARLAGLHLPVGGDLDDLLDATLRGLTPQDAEDDIALLAARARIRS